One genomic region from Entelurus aequoreus isolate RoL-2023_Sb linkage group LG14, RoL_Eaeq_v1.1, whole genome shotgun sequence encodes:
- the LOC133664670 gene encoding zinc finger protein 771-like, with protein MCERTIAKYEAEFSTRKEEHNQLLDAVFKKHQVVLHRTDIQQPPHIKEEEEEVWITQEGECLLGQEEDDVTKFPLTVVSMKTEEHEDKPLESSQLHHSPNIQQLIGHQEESVPQPRGGGFTLEQGDPRPPHFKEEDEEPHPPRIKEEEEECWITREGECLLGQEEADVTKFPLTVVSVKTEEHEDKPPESSSEEKREAETPSSSSTQHMTTEADGDHCGGSQADKLLAPLSDSEDTTSHVNVNMESHTRTHTGEKSFSCSVCAKEFCTYWEMTRHMRTHTGQKPFSCSVCGKRFSVTSNMKSHMRTHTGEKPFCCAVCGKRFSDRSNIQTHMRTHTGEKPFGCSVCGKTFYDRSNIQTHMRTHTGEKPFSCSACAKRFSVNSSMQRHMRTHTGEKPFSCSVCAKRFCDKRNMQKHKRTHAGE; from the exons acatccagcagcccccccacattaaagaggaagaggaggaagtgtggatcactcaggagggagagtgtcttctagggcaggaggaggatgatgtcaccaagtttccactgactgttgtctctatgaagactgaagagcatgaagacaaaccacttgagtcctcacagcttcatcacagtccaa ACATCCAGCAGCTGATTGGACATCAAGAAGAAAGTGTACCTCAACCGCGGGGGGGTGGCTTCACTTTGGAGCAGGGGGATCCACGGCCCCCCCATTTCAAAGAGGAAGATGAGGAGCCACACCCCCCTcgtattaaagaggaagaggaggaatgtTGGATCACTcgggagggagagtgtcttctagggcaggaggaggctgatgtcaccaagtttccactgactgttgtctctgtgaagactgaagagcatgaagacaaaccacctgagtcctcaagtgaggagaagagagaggcggagactccaagcagcagctcaacacaacacatgacaacagaagctgatggagaccactgtggaggatcacaagcagacaagctcttagctccactatcagatagtgaggacacaacgtcacacgtTAACGTGAATATGGAAtcacacacaagaacacacacaggagaaaaatccTTCAGTTGCTCAGTTTGTGCCAAAGAGTTTTGTACTTACTGGGAAatgactcgacacatgaggacacacacaggacaaaaacctttcagttgttcagtttgtggtaaacgaTTCTCTGTCACCAGTAATATGAAAtcccacatgagaacgcacacaggagaaaaaccgttCTGTTGTGCAGTTTGCGGTAAAAGATTCTCTGACAGAAGTAACATTcaaacacacatgagaacgcacacaggagaaaaacctttcggTTGCTCTGTTTGCGGCAAAACCTTCTATGACAGGAGTAATATTCaaacacacatgagaactcacacaggagaaaaacctttcagctgTTCGGCGTGTGCCAAAAGATTCTCCGTCAATAGTAGCAtgcaaagacacatgagaacgcacacaggagaaaaacctttcagttgttcagtgTGCGCTAAAAGATTCTGTGACAAACGTAACATGCAAAAACACAAGAGAACACACGCAGGAGAATAA